Proteins from a single region of Plasmodium reichenowi strain SY57 chromosome Unknown, whole genome shotgun sequence:
- a CDS encoding f-actin capping protein beta subunit, putative, producing the protein KEGSIKINYDKEENKYYLGNMFNKEKDSYRSPYTNIYFPEHYINSYVPPEHLRTLEILYNNIFDRYRKAYYMNGLSSVYLWPNPIEDGFVACFLIKKEEIFDKETNIEWEATHLIQVNIRNLNVYYQISCTINFEIKKYNDNLLLSGNINKALENSKKVTDLYLIKDQYFHMENMGYLIECMENSLRKSIEYIYILKIQDMLNSIKHYNFTNHLTYNNSNKNISNISNSLIFSREYIQKELQTKIKQVRKKKKEKKSIF; encoded by the coding sequence TAAAGAAGGGagtataaaaataaactaTGATAAGGAAGagaataaatattacttaggtaatatgtttaataaagaaaaagattCATACAGATCACCAtacacaaatatatattttcctgaacattatataaatagttATGTTCCTCCAGAACATTTAAGAACATTagaaattttatataataacattttcGACAGATATAGAAAAgcatattatatgaatgGATTATCCTCAGTATACTTATGGCCTAATCCTATAGAAGATGGATTTGTTGCAtgttttttaataaaaaaagaagaaatatttGATAAAGAAACAAATATAGAATGGGAAGCAACACATTTAATACAAGTCAATATAAGAaatttaaatgtatattatcAAATATCATGTACAATAAATTTcgaaataaaaaaatataatgacAACCTTTTATTGTCTggtaatataaataaagcattagaaaattcaaaaaaagtaacagatttatatttaattaaagATCAATATTTCCATATGGAAAATATGGGATATCTTATTGAATGTATGGAAAATTCATTGAGGAAAAGtattgaatatatttatatattaaaaatacaGGATATGCTTAATTCAATTAAACATTATAATTTCACAAACCATCttacatataataacagtaataaaaatatatccaACATTTCTAATAGTCTTATATTCTCTAGagaatatatacaaaagGAACTCCAAACAAAAATCAAACAAGtcagaaaaaaaaaaaaagaaaaaaaaagtatattttaa